The Comamonas piscis region TGCGATTGTAGGAATTCTGGCAGCCTGCTCCACCCAAGTCCCTTTGGATGAGCCGTCCTCTCCAACGACGCGCCCACCGGTGTCGGGCAGCATCGAGGTGCTGCCACCCGATGCCAACGAGCCGCTGCCTCCGGCGATCCAGCAAGCCAAGAGCCGCTGGGTGCCTGTGCACTGGTCATCGGTGCCCGGTCTGGAGCAGGACAACCTGGCCGACGCCTGGAACGCCTGGATCAAAAGCTGCGGCCGCCCACCCGCGCCCTTTGCGCAGTTCTGCTCCGAGGTGCGGCGCATGAGCCTGGCCTCCACCGAAGAGCAGCGCGCCTGGATGGTGTCGCGCTTCCAGCCCTACCGCGTGGAATCGCTCGATGGCAATCCCGATGGCATGCTGACCAGCTATTTCGAGCCCATGCTGGAGGGCACGCGCCTGCCGGGCAATGGCTATTCGATACCGCTGTACAAATCACCCGCCAGCCTGGGCACGCGCAAGCCCTGGTTCAGCCGCCAGCAGATCGAGACTTCGCCCCAGGTGCAGGCCGAGCTGCAGGACAAGGTGATTGCCTGGGTCAACGATCCTGTCGATGCGATGGTGTTGCATATCCAAGGCTCGGGCCGTGTGCGCATCACGGAGCCCGATGGCTCGGTGCGCCTGATCCGCGTGGCCTATGCCGCCACCAATGACCACCCCTACAAGAGCATTGGCCGTTGGCTGCTGGACCAGGGCTTGGTGCGCGATGCCACCTGGCCGGGCATCAAGGCCTGGATTGCCGCCAACCCGAGCCGCGTCAACGAGTTGCTCTGGAGCAACCCGCGCTATGTCTTCTTCAAGGAAGAGCCGCTGTCGCCGCTGGATGCCGAGTTTGGCCCCAATGGCGCCCAGGGCGTGCCGCTGACCCCTGGCCGCTCGATTGCGGTGGACCGGGCCAGCATCCCCTACGGCACCCCCGTGTGGATGTCGTCCACTGGGCCGACCGTGCAGCTCAACCGCCTAGTGATGGCGCAGGATACGGGCAGTGCCATTTTGGGTGCCGTGCGCGCTGACTACTTTGCCGGTTGGGGCCATGAGGCGGGCGATTTTGCCGGCCGGGTCAAGCAGCCGCTGCGCTTGTGGGTGCTGTGGCCCCGGGGTGTGGCCAAGCGCTGATCAGCCAGGTTTCTGCCAAAGAGAAAGGCCAGCCGCGAGGCTGGCCTTTTGCATGGGGCGGCTCTATCGCGCAACGCGTTAGCGCAAGGGCGAGCCCTTGGGGTTGGCCGTCATCGGCAGCGGCAGGGCGCTGCTGGACTTGACCTCGCCCAGCGAAAACGTGGTGTGTACATCTTTCACATTCGGCAGGCGCAACAGCACATTGCGGATAAAGCTGGAGAAGCTCTCCAAATCCTTGGCCACCACCTGCAGCTCAAAGGTGCCGGCGCCACTGATGTAGTGGCAAGAGGTGACCTCGGGCAGCAGGCGGATCGACTCTTCCATGCGCAAGGTGATGTCGGCGGTGTTCTGCGCGGCATCGACGCGGACAAAGGCCAGCACGCCCAGGCCGAGCTTGTGGCGGTCCAGGATGGCGTGGTAGCCGGTGATGTAGCCGGCCTCTTCCAGCGCGCGCACCCGGCGCCAGCAGGGCGCGGCCGACAGCCCCACGCGCTGGGCCAGGTCGGCATTCGTCAAACGGGCGTTTTGTTGAAGCTCGTAGAGGATGGCCCAGTCGAATTTGTCAATTTGGTTCATTTATCGCCATTATTGAGCAATATTCTTTCAAATACTAGGTAAAGCCCGGCAAGGAAAAGAATACTTTATTCTCGCTGCCCGTCATACACTGCATCGATGAAGGACTGGGTGTTTTGCCCAGGCCGCTGGACTTGGTTCCAGACTCTTATAAACGCCCCACAATCCCGGACCTGCCACAAGCGGCTACCGGGTGCTCTCCCCAGGAGACAAGACGATGAATGCCTCACTCCCCGAGTCCGTCCGCAAAGCGCTGGAGACGGTCACGCTTGATGACAACCTGCAACGCAGGTTGCAACACAAATATGCAGCGGGCGGCGCAGCCGCACGTGGCGTATTTGGCGATGAGCTTGTTTGCCAAGGAGGTGTGTGATGAACGCTTCATTGCCCGAGTCGGTTCGCAAAGCGCT contains the following coding sequences:
- a CDS encoding Lrp/AsnC family transcriptional regulator; its protein translation is MNQIDKFDWAILYELQQNARLTNADLAQRVGLSAAPCWRRVRALEEAGYITGYHAILDRHKLGLGVLAFVRVDAAQNTADITLRMEESIRLLPEVTSCHYISGAGTFELQVVAKDLESFSSFIRNVLLRLPNVKDVHTTFSLGEVKSSSALPLPMTANPKGSPLR
- a CDS encoding murein transglycosylase A, which encodes MVHQTIATSMTNANSASNNISPIGARSLRMLSMAAIVGILAACSTQVPLDEPSSPTTRPPVSGSIEVLPPDANEPLPPAIQQAKSRWVPVHWSSVPGLEQDNLADAWNAWIKSCGRPPAPFAQFCSEVRRMSLASTEEQRAWMVSRFQPYRVESLDGNPDGMLTSYFEPMLEGTRLPGNGYSIPLYKSPASLGTRKPWFSRQQIETSPQVQAELQDKVIAWVNDPVDAMVLHIQGSGRVRITEPDGSVRLIRVAYAATNDHPYKSIGRWLLDQGLVRDATWPGIKAWIAANPSRVNELLWSNPRYVFFKEEPLSPLDAEFGPNGAQGVPLTPGRSIAVDRASIPYGTPVWMSSTGPTVQLNRLVMAQDTGSAILGAVRADYFAGWGHEAGDFAGRVKQPLRLWVLWPRGVAKR